The region TCTTCAGCAGCGCGCCGTGCAGCGGAGGGATCAGTCTGGAGCTATCCTGTTGACGAAGGGTTTCCGGATCGATGTCCTCGTTCAATAGCAGCTTGATCCAGTCGATCAGTTCGGATGTCGACGGCTTCTTTTTGAGGCCGGCAACGTCCCTGACCTCGTAAAAGACACGCAGGGCCTGCGCAAGCAGCCGCTGCTTGATGCCCGGAAAATGAACCTCCACGATCTCGGCCATGGTCTCCTCATCCGGGAATTTGATGAAGTGAAAGAAGCAGCGGCGCAGGAACGCGTCGGGCAGGTCCTTCTCGTTGTTGGAGGTGATGATCACGATCGGCCGCTGCCGGGCCCGGACAGTTTCGCCCGTTTCGTAGACGTGGAACTCCATCCGGTCGAGTTCCAGCAGCAGGTCGTTCGGGAATTCGATGTCGGCCTTGTCGATTTCATCGATCAGCAGAACCGGCTTTACCGGGGAATCGAACGCTTCCCACAGCTTGCCCTTGCGGATGTAGTTGTTGATGTCCTTGACCCGTTCGTCGCCAAGCTGGCTGTCGCGCAGGCGGGAGACCGCGTCATATTCATAAAGGCCCTGCTGGGCTTTCGTGGTGGATTTCACGTGCCACTCTATGAGGGGCGCCTTCAGTGCCGTGGCCACCTCTTCGGCGAGCACGGTTTTCCCGGTCCCCGGTTCGCCCTTGATGAGGAGCGGGCGCTCCAGCGCAACGGCTGCATTGACAGCAACGCGCAGATCCTCCGTGGCGATGTAGCTCTCAGTTCCTTCGAAACGCATATGACCGTCCGTTCTGTGTGTCCTTGCGCGGAAAGTGGCAGGCCCCACCGGAGGAAGCAAGTCCGTAAAGCGGAAACGCTTTCCCGGTCCCGTTTCATGGGGACACTCTTGCCCATCGCGGGGGAAGTTTTTGCCCGCCCGGCCGGGCTTGCCGGGTTGAATTTCCGCTTCCGTCAATCTTTCTGTCAGGTAAAATGTTGAATTTTAAAGAGAAAATTCACTACCTCAATAGTTGGCACGTCCCTTGCGGAGGGAAGCCGATTACGGGCGCAAGTCCGCGTCAGCAGTGCCCGATCTATTAAGAGGACGAAACATGGGTATTTATGGGGCTATCAACTCGGCCGTTTCGGGATTGACCGCACAGGCCAGAGCTCTGGAGAATATTTCCGGTAACGTCGCGAATTCGCAGACGACCGGCTACAAGCGGCTGGATACAACATTCGCCGATCTCGTGTCGGGCAGCGGTGCAACACAGGCGGCTCAGGTCTCCGGCACCACATATGCGACCTCGCGTGCAACCAATACCGTGCAGGGCGATATCAAGTCGGTCGACGTGGACACCTACATGGCGATCAACGGCGACGGATATTTCGTCGTGACCAAGGCCGCCGACGTGGTCGATGGCTCAACCTCCTTCGCGGAAGAGACATATTACACCCGTGCGGGCGATTTCGAGCGCGACAGGGAAGGGTATCTCATCAACAGTGCGGGATATTACCTGCAGGGCTTCCAGCTGGATCCGAATACCGGCAACCCCATTGGCGATGATCCCACGGTGATCCGGATCCAGAACCAGCCGCTGGCTGCTTCGTCGACCACCGCGATCGACTACCAGGCGAACCTGCCACGCGTTCCGGCTACCACGGATTACGACGGCACGGATGAGGCCACGGCGTTGCTCAATGCGTCGGTCGGCACCGGCAACGTTGCAGTGGCTGACAATCAGGACTTCCTGAACAGCTCCATATCCGGTGGCTCTATCACGATTTACAACCAGAACGGCACGCCGATGAGTGTCGAGGTCCGCTATGCCAAAACCGCAAATGCGGATGCTGGCGTTCCGGTGAATGACACCTGGAACATGTATGTCGGAACCGGCGATGACACGACGGATACCTGGTACAATGTCGGCGAGATCGAATTCGACAGTACCGGCGCCATGACCAACATGACGGCAGGCACGATCGGTGCGGTGAACGGCACAAGCGATGGCTTCACGATCGCATCGCTGGACATCGGCGGCACGGCCGCTTCGAATGTGGAAGTGTCCTTTTCCGGCGGTTCGCTGACCCAGTACGCGGACCTTGACGGGACGGCGAGTTCCGTCTCCCTCGCCCAGGACGGCTATCCCGCAGGTGAACTGACCGCTGTCGCCGTCGACCAGTCCGGTCGCGTGATCGCCAGCTACTCCAACAGCCAGCAGCGCCCGGTCTATGAAATCCCGCTCGCCACCTTTGCTGCGGAACAGAACCTGAAGCGTGTCGACGGTTCCGGCTTTTCTGCAACCTCGTCCTCGGGCGTGGCGGATCTGACCGGCGGCGGGCAGATCCTTGCCAAGAAGCTGGAACTGTCCAACGCCGATATCGCGGACGAGTTCTCCAAGCTTATCGTCACGCAGCAGGCCTATTCAGCCAACTCGCGGATCGTCACTTCCGCGGACGAGATGCTGGACAGCGCCCTGAACATGGTCCGGTAACTTCCGGCCGGCCGGCGGGTCCGACCCGCCGGCTTTCCTGACTGGATCAGCCTGCAGGCAGGTTGAAACACCTGAACGCAGAAAGGTTGAACGGTTTCAAAGTGCTGGCGCAACGTGTCCGTCAGGACATTGCACCAGGTAACGTGTTGCAAGGACATTCGCCATGGGTCTGACAAGCGCCCTGAATACCGCAGTCTTCGGGCTTGGCTACAACCAGCGGCAGCTGGACGTCACCGCGGCGAATATCGCAAATGCCGATACGGCCGGTTATTCCAAAAAGACGGTTTCGGCAAACGCCTATGTCGATGCCAATGGCAACATCGCCGGCATCGAAGCAACCGAGTTGCGCCGGGTCATCAACGAGCAGGTCCAGGCGAATTACTTCGGTTCGCTGGCCGATACGAACTACGCCAAGCATCTCGCCGACTATACCGACCGGCTTGACGACATTTTCGGCACCATTGGCGACACCAGCAGCCTGACCGCGGTTGCCGGCCGGATGTCGTCGGCCCTGCAGACACTGGTGAACGATCCGGGGAACTATGCGGTGCAGAGCGAGGCGGTCGCCGCTGCCGATGCATTTGCCCGCGAACTGAATTCCTCTCATGAAAAAATCACCAGTCTCCGTCAGGAAGCTGATGATGCACTCGCCCGGCAGACGGAAAGCGTCAACCGGCTGTTGAGCAGCATCGAGGACACCGATGCTGCCATTCGCGATGCGACGCAGGCCGGCGTCACGACCGCTGAAATGGAAGATGAGCGCGACCGGCTCGTCGAGCAACTGTCCGGCTATCTGGATGTCGAGGTATCCAGAGGGGCGGACGGCACGCTCGCCATCCAGACGGCCGACGGACAGCAGCTTTATGCCGACGGCAAGCCATCCACGCTCAGCTTCACGTCCACCCATTCGCTTCAACCTGGGCAGCCGGGCAATACGATCACCGTCAGGACGCCCGGCGGCAGCACCTACGATCTGATCGCAGCCTCCAGGTCCGGTTCCATGGTGGCGATGGCGGAATTGCGCGACGATATCCTGACGGAGGCCCAGACGCAGCTTGACACGATCGCCGCGGAGGTGTCGCTGGCGTTTTCGAACGTCACCGTCGACAGCACGGCGGCAACCGTCGGTCCGGACAGCGGCTACGATCTGGATGTGTCGGCTCTGCAGCCGGGCAATACCGTTACCCTGGAATACACCGACTCATCCGGGCAGGCGCAGACCGTAACTCTTGTCGCCGTTGACGACGCCTCGCTTCTGCCGCTCGACAATTCCGCAACCGCAAATCCGGGCGACACCGTCTACGGGATCGATATTTCCAGCGGCACACCGGCGACCTACATCACCAATATTACCGCGGCACTTGCCGGCACCGGACTTCAGGTCAGCAACGATGGGTCGGACAACCTCCGGATCCTGGGCGATACTGGCGGGCCGACAAGCGTTCAGAGCCTTTCCGCCGAGGTCACCGTGACCGCCAACTCCGACCAGGGGCTGGGGCTGGCGATCTTCGTCGATCAGCGGGCCGGGACGGACCTCTTCACCGATGCCCTGGAAAACGGCGGCCAGCGCGTCGGCTATGCGAGCGGGATCAGCATCAATCCGGACCTGCTGGCCGACAGCGGACTGCTGGTCAACTACCAGACCACGCCGACGGCAAACTCCACCAACGATCCGGCGAGGGTCCAGCATCTCGCCAATGCGCTGAGTTCGCGCAAAACCCACTTCGATCCGGGCTCGGGCATCGGCTCCACGTCCACACCGTTCCAGGGTACCGTTCTCGATTTCGTCAATCATACGGTGGCGTTCCAGGGCAACCAGGCAGACGACGCGGCGACCTACTCGAAGTCCAAGGAAGCGCTCACCATGAACCTGGCGATCCGCTACGAAGAAAGCTATGCGGTCGATCTCGATGCCGAGCTTGCCTTCATGGTTCAGCTGGAAAACGCCTATGCGGCCAACGCCCGCGTCATGCAGACCGTCAAAGAGCTCTTCGACGAGCTCCTGAACATCGTTTAAGGGTAAGGTGAGTCATGACCGTCTCTTCCATAACCACCTCGCGGACCTATCTCACAAGGCAGCTCAGCGAATTGAACGATCTTCTGGCCGAGAAGACGACGCAGCTGGCCCGAGGCAAAGTCGGCACGACATTCGGCGATGTCGGCGACAGGCGGCTTCTCGATATTCAACTGACGCAAAAAGTCAGCTCGATCGAGACCTATCAGCAGACGATCACCGTTTCCGATCTGCATCTGAAGACACTGGACATGTCTCTGGAGCGGCTGGAGGATATCCGGCGGGACGCCAAGTCCGCACTCGATACCAACGACTTCATATTGCAGCATGATGGCAAGACGCAGACGCAGTCGCGTGCAAAACTCCTGCTCAACGAGGCGCTCAACATTCTGAACACGGAAGTCGCCGGCTTCTTCGTGTTCGGCGGAACGGACGCAGTCACCAACCCTACGGCGGCGATCGATGCCATTCTGAACGGTGCTGACGGACTTGATGGCCTGAAAACCGTGATGAGCGAATATGCCCAGGCCAATCTCGGCGCTTCGAACACCGGCCGAACGACGACGTCGGCGCTGACGACCAACTATGCGGGCGCCGTTCCGACGGACTCGACGTTCACCATAGCGGAAGACGGAGCTCACGATTTCGGCTTCGACATTTCTTCGGTGGCTTCCACGCTTTCCAACGTCTCGATCACCGGCCCGGCTGCCGCCGATCCCGACAGTTTCGACGTGCAGTTCACCGGACAGCCGGAGCTGGGCGAAACAATCTCGATCGAACTCAGCCTGCCGCCCGATCACACGGAGACGATCTCCCTTGAATTCACCGCCTCGGCGACCCTTGAGGAAGACGGGGCCTTCCTCATTGGTGACGATCTGGAGGAGACCGCGCAGAACCTGAGAGACGTCATCGCCGCGGAGATCGAACGCCAGGCCAAGACGACGCTACGTGCGGCGTCCGACGAATGGGCGGCTGACGAGTTCTTCAGCACCTTTGGCGGTGAAGCGCCCCAGCGGGTGGACGGACCGCCCTTTGACACGGCGACGGCGCTGATCGACGGCAGTGCGACCACGCTTGGCTGGTATACCGGGCGCAATACCGCCACCACTGATCCGAGGGCCGACAAGAATGCGGTAATCGACAGCAATCTGACGGTGAATTACGGCGTCAGAGCCAATGAGACGCCGCTGAAGGAACTGGTTCAGTCGCTTGCAACTTTCGCCGCGGCGGATTTTTCCGGCGGAACGCAGACCGACGAGGAGTACTACAACTCCCTGTCGACGAATATGCGGCAAATCCTGCAGCCCGCCGGCGTGGATCAGTCGGGGATCGTCGACATTGCCACGGATATCGCCATCACCCACCGCACGGTTTCCCTTACCGAAGAGCGGCACGTGCAGATGAAGAACAGTTATGAGGGCACGATCGACAGTATCGAAGGCGTTGACAAGGATCAGCTCGCCGCGGAAATCCTGACGCTTCAGAACAACATCGAAGTGTCCTACCGGGCCTCCTCGATCATCTTCAATCTGACGCTGTCCGATTATCTGTGAATTCGCCGCTGAATTCACGACCCGGCTTCTTCATCCCAGCGTCTCTGCATCTCTTCCGGCAGCAGCGTCTCGATCGTTTGTGACAGGTGCCACCGGTGGCCGAACGGATCGAGCACCATTGCGCTGCGCTCGCCGTAGCTCTGGTCCGCCGCAGCCCGCAGCACCGTTGCCCCGGCCTTGACCGCACGCGCCAGATCCGCGTCGACGGCTCCGGTGGAGAGGTGAAAGGTAACCGGGGAGCCGCCGATTGTATCGGGGCTCAAGGCGCCGAAGTCCGGATATTCGTCGGCAAGCATCAGAATGCTTTCGCCGATCTTCAGTTCGGCATGGCCGATGCGGCCGTCTGAGGGGTCGGTCATCCTGAAGAGTTCGGACGCATCGAACGCCTCCTGGTAGAAGGCGATCGCCGACGCTGCATCCTTGGCAATAATATAGGGAATAATGGCGGTGATCGAACTCATGGCACCTGTCCTTGTATCTTTTATTTCTTTACGTTACGGTCCGTAAAGAAATGAGTCAAGAACAGTCAGCAACAACCCGGAGTCGCGGACGGCCGCCAAGCCGGGCGGCCCGCAGAAGGGCTCTACAGGCGGCCTATGACATCCTCATGGAGGAAGGCTTCGGCCGCCTCACCATGGAGGCCGTCGCCGCACGCTCCGGCGTGGGAAAGCCCACGATTTACCGCAACTGGTCCAATGCCATCGAACTTGCCATGGCGGCGCTCATGGCGGGAAAGCCGATGGAGGCCAAGGATGACGAACGGGATCTGGAAGCCGCCTTGCGTGCTCAGCTTCGCGCGCTTGTCCAGGCATTTGCCTCGACCCGGGGGCGCCAGATTGCGATGACGTTGGCGGCTGCCGACCCGGAAAGCGAAATGACGAAGGCGTTCCGCAACCAGGTCATTCTTTCCAGCCGGGAAGAGGGGCGAAGATTGCTCGAACAGGCTGCTGCCGGCGGCGGGATCGGAAAACCCGAGAACATAGAGGTCCTGCTCGACATGATCTATGGACCGCTGTTCTACCGCCTGCTGGTCCGGCATCAGCCGCTGGATATCGCATTCGCGGACGCGCTGGTAAGCCGAACGATGAAGCTGCTCGAGCCAAAATCACCGGACGACGGCAACGTTTGAATGGCTGAAGAAATCCCTCGAGCACACGAAAAAACCGGCCGCATGGCAGCCGGTTCATTGGATGGTGTACCGCTTCGATGTTATTCGGATGACGGTTGAGACCTGAGGCCTTCGGCGATGGCCCGATTGATGCTGATCAGCGTATCGAGCTTGTTTGCATCATCGGTCGTCATGACCGTCATGGTCTGCTTGAAAACGAACACGCCGAGCGACGCGATGTTGTTCTTGATGCCCTGGGGCAATTGATTTTCTTCGCTGGTGGCCGAGGTTACCAGGATCGTCCAGAGCTTCCGGTTATAGACCAGAGCGTCGTCCTTTTCGGCGAGCGAAGAATCCTCCCATTCATCCTTGATCAACTGAAGCCTTGCTGCGGCTTTCATCAGCAGATCTCGCTTCCAGCTCCCTCGGTGACACTGCCGTCACCTGGCTCGTTTTCTGGTAAGCCTGCGCTGCCTGCTTGTACATGACTTATCAGCTTCCCTTCATACTCGATGAGCTTGCGTGCTTCTTTCAGTGCTTTATAGAAGGCGCCGGTTATTATCGCGTTACTAATCCTCGTTACGAAGGGAATCGTACTCGGCGCTGCCTTCACAATGTCATTGACGAGGGTGAAGTAATTCTCCTGAATTCTCTCCATGTCCTTCGACAGATACATGAGCTGGACGGCCAGATAGACCCTCTTGGCTGGTGTATCGGCGGTGGCCGGCGTGAGAATGTCCTTTTCCCGCAGAATGGGCGCCTGACCTTCAATGAAAAGGCGGGTCCGCTGATTATCATTCGTGATGACGCTGTCACCGATGATAATCCGTTCGCCAGGTTTCAGCTCAACCTTAAGCGCCATTCCTTGACCTCCACGCACGAGTATCGCTTTGAAACGTTAACGAAACTGTTAACGGTCGTGGCCAATACCCTAATGAAATTAACCGTCAGTGTTAACCGAACAGGCTCAGGACGCTCTGGTCGGCCTGGTTCGCCAGCGACAGGGCAGTCGAGGAAAGTTGCTGCCGCGTCTGCAGGGCGAGCATGTTTGCGCCTTCCTCGTTCATGTCGGCAATGGTCAGATTGCCGGCGCCGACTTCGAGCGTATTGATCAGCTTTTTGGTGAAATCAGTCCGGATTTCCACAGTGGAAAGCGCGGTACCCATCGACCGGGCGGCGGACCTGAGTTCGTCCAGCGCCGCGTTGATCGCCTGCAGAGTGCGGTTGATGTCGGTATCGGACTTGAATTCCGACGAAGCCGCCGAGAGCCCGACCGTTCCGGACGTGCTGCCGAGTGTCGTTCGGTTGAAGTCGGTATTGCTGCTGGTGATGTCGAAGGAGACTTCGCCGATCAGGCTGATGCCGCCGCCTGAGAAGGTAGCGTCCAGTCCCTTGACGTTATTGATGAATTTGACCAGATCCTCGACAGTGGTCTCGCCGTCGATTTCCAGCGACGCTGGCTCGAAGCCGTTGCCGTCCGTGATGGTGATGGTGTCGCCGGCCTGGAAGCCGCCGGACGTGATCAGCGTCGCTGTCGAACTCAGCGCAGTCACCGTGAGCGACGTCGTCGTGCCGCCGGTGGCGCCACCATCGGTCGCGGTGCCGCCGCCGGCATTGTCCTTGGAGATGTAAGCGGTATTGTCGAGACCCGACGTCAGCGTAATGGCGTCGGTCGCCTCGTCGAAGGAGGCATGAACGCCGTTCAGGCCGTTCAGCGCATCGAGATAGTCCTGGACGGTGGTGATGTCCGTCCCGACGGTCAGGCTGGTGGTGCCCGAGGAATCGGTGATGGTGACGACGTCCCCATTGGACCAGTCGGCCAGGTCGGTAAGATTGGAGGACGCCTGAAGACCCGTCAGGGTGAGCGTGGTCTGCCCGCCGAAGAGGTTGAAGGAGGACGTGCCGGTTCCACCCGCATCCAGGTCATCCAGATTGAGGCCGTCATCGAGGGACGTGTCGGTAAAGTCAACCGGGTTGACCGTCAGATTGGACGTGCTGTCTTCGTTGAAGATAACCTTCAACTCATTGCCCATCCCGGCGAGAAGGTTCTTGCCCTTGTAGCCCGCATCCCGGGCCATGTCCTCGATCTGGGTCAGGAGCTCGTTGTACTGGCTGGTGTACAGCTTGCGCTCGTATTCGCTCGAAGTCTGCAGCGCCTGGTTGGCGATCGCTTTCGCGGACTCCACCAGTTTGGTAATCGAGGTGAGGCCCTTGTCCGCGGCGCGGATCGTCTGGACCGCCTGTCCCATGTTGTCCAGGAGGTTGGACAGGTCGCTTGCCCTGTCATTCAGAGACTGCGCAGTGAAATAGGAGTTCGGGTTATCGAGCGCAGTATTCACCTTCAGGCCCGTCGCAAGACGAGTCTGGGTAACAGATCTCAGGTCTGCCGTTTCTTTGAGCGACAGGAGGTTGTCCCGGACCGCACTGGAAAGAACAATATCAGGCATCAGGCTTCACCGCTTTTCCTATTCAGCACTCGTCTAGGGGCACTCAATCGCTTCAAGATAAGCGCGTGCCTTTGACGTAAAACTAAATGGAAAGTTAATCGGGGATGCACTCGTTAACGCTATATAAATGAAAGTTACCAAAAGCTTTCTTTTAAAGCGTTGAAAAGAAATAAGAAATTTTTTGCGCTCAAGGCAGTACTTCGAGCCGAACGAAAACGGCGGACCATAGGCCCGCCGTAATTTTTTGTCAGCTGGTGAGTCGGATGACCGACTGATTCTGGCTGAATTAGAAGAGGGACAGCACTGTCTGGTCGGCCTGGGAGGCGAAGGACAGCGACGTCGAAGCAAGCTGCTGACGGGTCTGCAGAGCCAGCAGGTTCGCACCTTCTTCGTTGGTATCGGCCAGCGTCAGGAGACCGGCACCTTCCTGCAGCGTGTTGATCATCGTCTTGGTATAATCCTGACGGATCTCCACTGTGGAAAGGTTTGTGCCGAACTCGGAAGC is a window of Roseibium salinum DNA encoding:
- a CDS encoding AAA family ATPase gives rise to the protein MRFEGTESYIATEDLRVAVNAAVALERPLLIKGEPGTGKTVLAEEVATALKAPLIEWHVKSTTKAQQGLYEYDAVSRLRDSQLGDERVKDINNYIRKGKLWEAFDSPVKPVLLIDEIDKADIEFPNDLLLELDRMEFHVYETGETVRARQRPIVIITSNNEKDLPDAFLRRCFFHFIKFPDEETMAEIVEVHFPGIKQRLLAQALRVFYEVRDVAGLKKKPSTSELIDWIKLLLNEDIDPETLRQQDSSRLIPPLHGALLKNEQDVHLFERLAFMSRRGRT
- a CDS encoding flagellar hook protein FlgE yields the protein MGIYGAINSAVSGLTAQARALENISGNVANSQTTGYKRLDTTFADLVSGSGATQAAQVSGTTYATSRATNTVQGDIKSVDVDTYMAINGDGYFVVTKAADVVDGSTSFAEETYYTRAGDFERDREGYLINSAGYYLQGFQLDPNTGNPIGDDPTVIRIQNQPLAASSTTAIDYQANLPRVPATTDYDGTDEATALLNASVGTGNVAVADNQDFLNSSISGGSITIYNQNGTPMSVEVRYAKTANADAGVPVNDTWNMYVGTGDDTTDTWYNVGEIEFDSTGAMTNMTAGTIGAVNGTSDGFTIASLDIGGTAASNVEVSFSGGSLTQYADLDGTASSVSLAQDGYPAGELTAVAVDQSGRVIASYSNSQQRPVYEIPLATFAAEQNLKRVDGSGFSATSSSGVADLTGGGQILAKKLELSNADIADEFSKLIVTQQAYSANSRIVTSADEMLDSALNMVR
- the flgK gene encoding flagellar hook-associated protein FlgK yields the protein MGLTSALNTAVFGLGYNQRQLDVTAANIANADTAGYSKKTVSANAYVDANGNIAGIEATELRRVINEQVQANYFGSLADTNYAKHLADYTDRLDDIFGTIGDTSSLTAVAGRMSSALQTLVNDPGNYAVQSEAVAAADAFARELNSSHEKITSLRQEADDALARQTESVNRLLSSIEDTDAAIRDATQAGVTTAEMEDERDRLVEQLSGYLDVEVSRGADGTLAIQTADGQQLYADGKPSTLSFTSTHSLQPGQPGNTITVRTPGGSTYDLIAASRSGSMVAMAELRDDILTEAQTQLDTIAAEVSLAFSNVTVDSTAATVGPDSGYDLDVSALQPGNTVTLEYTDSSGQAQTVTLVAVDDASLLPLDNSATANPGDTVYGIDISSGTPATYITNITAALAGTGLQVSNDGSDNLRILGDTGGPTSVQSLSAEVTVTANSDQGLGLAIFVDQRAGTDLFTDALENGGQRVGYASGISINPDLLADSGLLVNYQTTPTANSTNDPARVQHLANALSSRKTHFDPGSGIGSTSTPFQGTVLDFVNHTVAFQGNQADDAATYSKSKEALTMNLAIRYEESYAVDLDAELAFMVQLENAYAANARVMQTVKELFDELLNIV
- a CDS encoding flagellar protein, whose translation is MTVSSITTSRTYLTRQLSELNDLLAEKTTQLARGKVGTTFGDVGDRRLLDIQLTQKVSSIETYQQTITVSDLHLKTLDMSLERLEDIRRDAKSALDTNDFILQHDGKTQTQSRAKLLLNEALNILNTEVAGFFVFGGTDAVTNPTAAIDAILNGADGLDGLKTVMSEYAQANLGASNTGRTTTSALTTNYAGAVPTDSTFTIAEDGAHDFGFDISSVASTLSNVSITGPAAADPDSFDVQFTGQPELGETISIELSLPPDHTETISLEFTASATLEEDGAFLIGDDLEETAQNLRDVIAAEIERQAKTTLRAASDEWAADEFFSTFGGEAPQRVDGPPFDTATALIDGSATTLGWYTGRNTATTDPRADKNAVIDSNLTVNYGVRANETPLKELVQSLATFAAADFSGGTQTDEEYYNSLSTNMRQILQPAGVDQSGIVDIATDIAITHRTVSLTEERHVQMKNSYEGTIDSIEGVDKDQLAAEILTLQNNIEVSYRASSIIFNLTLSDYL
- a CDS encoding VOC family protein gives rise to the protein MSSITAIIPYIIAKDAASAIAFYQEAFDASELFRMTDPSDGRIGHAELKIGESILMLADEYPDFGALSPDTIGGSPVTFHLSTGAVDADLARAVKAGATVLRAAADQSYGERSAMVLDPFGHRWHLSQTIETLLPEEMQRRWDEEAGS
- a CDS encoding TetR/AcrR family transcriptional regulator, whose translation is MSQEQSATTRSRGRPPSRAARRRALQAAYDILMEEGFGRLTMEAVAARSGVGKPTIYRNWSNAIELAMAALMAGKPMEAKDDERDLEAALRAQLRALVQAFASTRGRQIAMTLAAADPESEMTKAFRNQVILSSREEGRRLLEQAAAGGGIGKPENIEVLLDMIYGPLFYRLLVRHQPLDIAFADALVSRTMKLLEPKSPDDGNV
- a CDS encoding flagellar biosynthesis regulator FlaF, with protein sequence MKAAARLQLIKDEWEDSSLAEKDDALVYNRKLWTILVTSATSEENQLPQGIKNNIASLGVFVFKQTMTVMTTDDANKLDTLISINRAIAEGLRSQPSSE
- the flbT gene encoding flagellar biosynthesis repressor FlbT; translated protein: MALKVELKPGERIIIGDSVITNDNQRTRLFIEGQAPILREKDILTPATADTPAKRVYLAVQLMYLSKDMERIQENYFTLVNDIVKAAPSTIPFVTRISNAIITGAFYKALKEARKLIEYEGKLISHVQAGSAGLPENEPGDGSVTEGAGSEIC
- a CDS encoding flagellin; translation: MPDIVLSSAVRDNLLSLKETADLRSVTQTRLATGLKVNTALDNPNSYFTAQSLNDRASDLSNLLDNMGQAVQTIRAADKGLTSITKLVESAKAIANQALQTSSEYERKLYTSQYNELLTQIEDMARDAGYKGKNLLAGMGNELKVIFNEDSTSNLTVNPVDFTDTSLDDGLNLDDLDAGGTGTSSFNLFGGQTTLTLTGLQASSNLTDLADWSNGDVVTITDSSGTTSLTVGTDITTVQDYLDALNGLNGVHASFDEATDAITLTSGLDNTAYISKDNAGGGTATDGGATGGTTTSLTVTALSSTATLITSGGFQAGDTITITDGNGFEPASLEIDGETTVEDLVKFINNVKGLDATFSGGGISLIGEVSFDITSSNTDFNRTTLGSTSGTVGLSAASSEFKSDTDINRTLQAINAALDELRSAARSMGTALSTVEIRTDFTKKLINTLEVGAGNLTIADMNEEGANMLALQTRQQLSSTALSLANQADQSVLSLFG